In Pseudoduganella albidiflava, a single window of DNA contains:
- a CDS encoding alpha/beta hydrolase gives MRLKRFPALLLAFACTGALAQQGSFPLWPNGAPGAEQRRGEPETVKDGVYFSNVHNPSLTVLRADPRHANGAAVIVVPGGGHRMLVFQNEGVAAAKNLNRAGVTAFVLKYRLARDGDSGYTIEGDGAADLRRAVRWVRTHAAEYGVDPARVGVMGFSAGGELVSLVADNPEPPGFVARDAVDRASARPDFQVLVYPGPLGVPAKAVKGAPPAFLVAGSRDTCCMPPTIALYQQLVAAGVSAELHLYADTDHAFNVGQRGERISLQHWPDRLSDWLADGGWLVPRGGRAPEGVPAP, from the coding sequence ATGCGACTGAAGCGCTTCCCTGCCCTCCTGCTGGCCTTCGCGTGCACCGGCGCGCTGGCCCAGCAGGGCTCTTTCCCCTTGTGGCCGAACGGCGCACCGGGCGCCGAACAACGCCGCGGCGAACCGGAAACCGTGAAGGATGGCGTCTACTTCAGCAACGTGCACAACCCGTCGCTGACGGTGCTGCGCGCCGATCCGCGCCATGCCAACGGCGCGGCCGTCATCGTGGTGCCCGGCGGCGGGCATCGCATGCTGGTGTTCCAGAACGAAGGCGTGGCCGCAGCGAAGAACCTGAACCGCGCCGGCGTCACCGCGTTCGTGCTGAAGTACCGGCTGGCGCGCGACGGCGATTCCGGCTACACGATCGAAGGCGACGGCGCGGCCGACCTGCGGCGCGCCGTGCGCTGGGTGCGCACGCATGCGGCCGAGTACGGCGTCGATCCGGCCCGCGTCGGCGTGATGGGTTTTTCGGCGGGCGGCGAACTGGTTTCGCTGGTGGCCGACAATCCGGAACCGCCCGGCTTCGTGGCGCGCGACGCCGTCGACCGTGCCAGCGCCCGGCCGGATTTCCAGGTGCTGGTCTACCCTGGCCCGCTGGGCGTGCCGGCGAAGGCCGTCAAGGGCGCCCCGCCGGCCTTCCTGGTGGCCGGCTCGCGCGACACCTGCTGCATGCCGCCGACCATCGCGCTGTACCAGCAACTGGTGGCGGCCGGCGTCTCCGCCGAGCTGCACCTGTATGCCGATACCGACCACGCCTTCAACGTCGGCCAGCGCGGCGAGCGCATCTCGCTGCAGCACTGGCCCGACCGGCTGTCCGACTGGCTGGCCGATGGCGGCTGGCTGGTCCCACGTGGCGGCCGGGCGCCGGAAGGCGTGCCGGCGCCGTGA
- a CDS encoding ThuA domain-containing protein: MKSVLTTIAAACTLLAAGASHADSQFKLLVLAMPGKYHYEYIPIARDSLERLAKLHSFEFTYTNKPAVFDGDLKLYGAVMFLNTPGEELNPAQRANFEAYMRGGGNAVVVHRAAITPPNGWVWYEKLVGRSVGPHPMLQTGVVTVVDKAFPATFGLPDRWIWSDEFYVTTNPYNVKINTVLGVDESSYDPTKIWPGQSVQGMGKDHPIAWHHQVEKGRVFVTTLGHNGEMYRDPQYLGHLMGGIYWAVTGKGQAAGR, translated from the coding sequence ATGAAATCCGTATTGACGACCATTGCCGCCGCCTGCACGCTGCTCGCCGCCGGCGCCAGCCACGCCGACAGCCAGTTCAAGCTGCTGGTGCTGGCGATGCCCGGCAAGTACCACTACGAGTACATCCCGATCGCCCGCGACAGCCTCGAACGGCTGGCGAAGCTGCATTCGTTCGAGTTCACGTACACCAACAAGCCCGCCGTGTTCGACGGCGACCTGAAACTGTATGGCGCGGTGATGTTCCTGAACACCCCGGGCGAGGAACTGAACCCGGCGCAGCGCGCCAACTTCGAGGCCTACATGCGCGGCGGCGGCAACGCGGTCGTGGTGCACCGCGCGGCGATCACGCCGCCGAACGGGTGGGTGTGGTACGAAAAGCTGGTAGGCCGCAGCGTGGGGCCCCATCCGATGCTGCAGACCGGTGTCGTCACCGTCGTCGACAAGGCTTTCCCGGCCACCTTCGGGCTGCCCGACCGGTGGATCTGGAGCGACGAGTTCTACGTGACCACCAATCCCTACAACGTGAAGATCAACACGGTGCTGGGCGTGGACGAAAGCAGCTACGACCCGACCAAGATCTGGCCCGGCCAGTCCGTCCAGGGCATGGGCAAGGACCATCCCATCGCGTGGCACCACCAGGTGGAAAAGGGCCGCGTGTTCGTCACCACACTGGGGCACAACGGCGAGATGTACCGGGATCCGCAATACCTGGGGCACCTGATGGGCGGGATCTACTGGGCGGTCACGGGCAAGGGGCAGGCGGCGGGCCGGTAA
- a CDS encoding NUDIX domain-containing protein yields MPQLHPCPDDDGNPVVIRMPSTPTALAAWQESARLATVIPGGALPDAINGIPLAPWSTVPDSPAGWAALADRALLEEPPFVLPAGMSAAAGAVIVEDDGRVWLVAPSNRFGGYSATFPKGRTDSGATLHCTAIRETFEEAGLQVQLVAFLADCRRTLTYTRYYIARRIGGTPAAMGWETQAVHLVPIAQLDRVATHHNDFPVIKAAREWIEAHLR; encoded by the coding sequence ATGCCACAACTGCACCCCTGCCCCGATGACGACGGCAATCCCGTCGTCATCCGCATGCCTTCCACGCCGACCGCGCTCGCCGCATGGCAGGAAAGCGCCCGCCTCGCCACGGTGATCCCCGGCGGCGCCCTGCCGGATGCCATCAACGGCATTCCCCTTGCGCCGTGGAGCACGGTACCGGACAGCCCGGCGGGATGGGCGGCGCTGGCCGACCGGGCGCTGCTGGAGGAGCCACCGTTCGTGCTCCCGGCCGGCATGTCTGCCGCGGCCGGCGCGGTGATCGTGGAGGACGACGGGCGCGTATGGCTGGTCGCCCCGTCGAACCGCTTCGGCGGCTACAGCGCCACCTTCCCGAAAGGACGCACCGATTCCGGCGCCACCCTCCATTGCACGGCGATCCGCGAAACCTTCGAGGAAGCGGGCCTGCAGGTCCAGCTGGTCGCCTTCCTTGCCGACTGCCGCCGCACGCTGACCTATACGCGCTACTACATCGCCCGCCGTATCGGTGGCACCCCTGCCGCCATGGGCTGGGAAACCCAGGCCGTGCACCTCGTCCCCATCGCGCAGCTGGACCGCGTGGCGACGCACCACAACGACTTCCCGGTGATCAAGGCGGCGCGCGAGTGGATCGAGGCGCACCTGCGCTGA
- a CDS encoding HIT family protein, which translates to MTSSCPFCTLPSERIVASCRHGLVIRDGFAISPGHTLVIPRRHIGSFFELEPDERAALFVLLDEQKRQLDKELHPDAYNIGVNDGAAAGQTVPHLHIHLIPRYRGDLTDPRGGVRWIIPDKADYWSVR; encoded by the coding sequence ATGACATCATCCTGCCCGTTCTGCACCTTGCCTTCTGAACGTATCGTCGCGTCGTGCCGGCACGGGCTTGTGATCCGCGACGGTTTTGCCATTTCGCCCGGCCATACGCTGGTGATCCCCCGCCGCCACATCGGCTCGTTCTTCGAACTCGAGCCAGACGAGCGTGCCGCACTATTCGTCCTGCTCGACGAACAGAAACGCCAGCTGGACAAGGAACTTCATCCCGATGCCTACAATATCGGCGTGAATGATGGCGCTGCAGCGGGCCAGACAGTACCCCACCTGCATATTCACCTAATACCGCGCTACCGCGGCGACCTGACTGATCCGCGCGGAGGTGTGCGCTGGATCATTCCCGACAAGGCCGATTATTGGAGCGTCCGATGA
- a CDS encoding HNH endonuclease, with product MSVGRPPSPEEQIAFLRSLQRLLNDGDFTSTYKYALLMALAELSVELGDDSGAPLDVPLRKIAEKFALYYWPQSAPFTATGIPGETVILSQNLGKQAAIVGHLVELRVVAPTWSLARQHPQWQRTITLIARTVRDMPVKYLQNVDKTVNPFLFEPFKGGGSVRLHSGVACNLRSYQGFVQQLVRAGWLNHVRGNGRNAPALGRATDLEVFMFGTRRAALGSLVLPLSTIQDGKCFFCSGRCGADSAVDHFIPWSRYPRDNALNFVLAHASCNNDKRDLLAAPAHLERWLERNERFGAGLREEAQTAGFLTDDELATPIARWAYTQALRMKSSAWVRRGVIEPMDPSVIALFPGDLSEIAEVDDEIGLLIFHNPVPDTID from the coding sequence ATGAGTGTTGGGCGGCCGCCATCGCCGGAGGAGCAGATCGCGTTCCTGCGCTCGCTGCAACGTCTGCTGAACGACGGCGACTTCACTTCGACCTATAAGTATGCGCTGCTGATGGCATTGGCAGAACTTTCGGTCGAGCTGGGTGACGACTCGGGCGCACCGCTTGACGTCCCATTGCGCAAGATCGCCGAGAAGTTCGCTCTGTATTACTGGCCCCAGTCGGCACCCTTTACCGCAACCGGTATACCCGGCGAAACCGTGATCCTGTCGCAGAACTTGGGCAAGCAGGCGGCGATTGTCGGCCACCTAGTCGAGCTTCGCGTGGTGGCGCCTACTTGGTCGCTCGCGCGGCAGCACCCGCAGTGGCAGCGGACCATCACACTCATTGCCCGGACCGTTCGCGACATGCCGGTGAAATACCTGCAGAACGTCGATAAAACCGTGAATCCATTCCTTTTCGAGCCATTCAAAGGCGGGGGTTCGGTTCGCCTGCATTCCGGCGTGGCCTGCAATCTGCGCAGCTACCAGGGCTTCGTCCAGCAACTGGTACGTGCCGGCTGGCTCAATCACGTGCGCGGCAATGGACGCAATGCCCCCGCACTCGGCCGTGCGACCGACCTCGAGGTCTTCATGTTCGGCACGCGGCGTGCCGCCCTCGGCTCCCTTGTTCTCCCGCTTTCCACGATCCAGGACGGGAAATGCTTCTTCTGCAGCGGGCGCTGCGGCGCCGACAGCGCCGTTGATCATTTCATTCCCTGGTCCCGCTATCCCCGCGACAATGCGCTGAACTTTGTGCTGGCGCATGCGAGCTGCAACAACGACAAGCGGGATTTGCTGGCTGCCCCTGCGCACCTCGAACGCTGGCTGGAGCGCAATGAGCGTTTCGGCGCAGGCCTGCGCGAAGAAGCGCAAACCGCCGGCTTCCTGACCGACGACGAGCTGGCCACACCTATCGCCCGATGGGCGTATACGCAGGCACTAAGAATGAAATCCAGCGCGTGGGTGCGCCGCGGCGTCATCGAACCAATGGATCCTTCCGTCATTGCACTGTTTCCTGGCGATCTGTCCGAGATTGCTGAAGTCGATGACGAGATCGGCTTGCTCATTTTTCATAACCCCGTCCCGGACACGATCGACTAG
- a CDS encoding tyrosinase family protein has protein sequence MSSLSRREFLAAGGVAAGLVLLQPGSVAQGCGATRYSLVTEQGRKMLQIYADSVRRMAVPLRYPESSPLSWTFQWYTHMVRGDRTKAGELARIFPLFGGALANEMWNTCQSHLGQPEQYFLPWHRMVLNHFEQIIRAVSGEACFTLPYWDYTDPAQQALPVEFRQKKHGRWGALYRDERYPEINAGTPLPLGRTGLRLDLDCMKSATYNPLNGDAGFCANIDALVHGAVHLDIGTRLGMATVPWAADDPLFWIHHCSIDRIWASWNRAGGRNPDDAAFLDKTFVFANGSGARVQPRIRDVVSLPALAYDTYLSRPAGSLPFAPARGDGAAREWEPAALESNDSGVDGAIRLGSEPATIPLAAVPGGDSLAGAPPWMGPGAQAILSIEGRTARTFTPTGFDVYVHGGRNGGLRPGSPAHVGQVHFFGLEAGYGHDEGHGEGHDGGHEDRHEDRHGEETGHAHPPSGPEGRDVSFVLGGAARKHLAALDPGSVAVTFVPVGVPDGIPDAALRRVALVIR, from the coding sequence ATGTCGAGTTTGTCACGCCGGGAATTCCTGGCCGCCGGCGGGGTAGCCGCCGGCCTCGTATTGTTGCAGCCGGGGAGCGTCGCGCAAGGCTGCGGCGCCACGCGGTACAGCCTGGTCACCGAGCAGGGCAGGAAGATGCTCCAGATCTATGCCGACAGCGTGCGCAGGATGGCCGTTCCGCTGCGGTACCCCGAGTCCAGCCCGCTGTCGTGGACGTTCCAGTGGTACACCCACATGGTGCGCGGCGACCGGACCAAGGCAGGCGAACTGGCCCGCATCTTTCCCCTCTTCGGCGGAGCGCTGGCAAACGAGATGTGGAACACCTGCCAGTCGCACCTCGGGCAGCCCGAGCAATACTTCCTGCCCTGGCACCGCATGGTCCTGAACCATTTCGAGCAGATCATCCGCGCGGTATCCGGGGAAGCCTGCTTCACCTTGCCCTACTGGGACTATACGGACCCGGCCCAGCAGGCGCTGCCCGTCGAGTTCCGTCAGAAAAAGCATGGCCGCTGGGGCGCGCTGTATCGCGACGAGCGCTACCCGGAAATCAATGCCGGCACGCCGCTGCCGCTGGGCCGGACCGGGCTGCGGCTCGATCTCGACTGCATGAAGTCGGCGACCTATAACCCCTTGAATGGCGACGCCGGCTTTTGCGCGAACATCGATGCGCTGGTGCATGGCGCCGTCCATCTCGATATCGGCACCCGGCTCGGCATGGCGACCGTGCCGTGGGCCGCCGACGATCCGCTGTTCTGGATCCATCACTGCAGTATCGACAGGATCTGGGCCAGCTGGAACCGCGCCGGCGGCAGGAATCCTGACGACGCGGCGTTCCTGGACAAGACGTTCGTGTTTGCCAACGGAAGCGGGGCGCGGGTCCAGCCCAGGATACGCGACGTGGTATCGCTGCCGGCGCTGGCGTATGACACGTATCTGTCCCGCCCGGCCGGCAGCCTGCCGTTCGCGCCGGCCAGGGGCGATGGCGCGGCACGGGAATGGGAACCGGCCGCACTGGAATCGAACGACAGCGGCGTGGACGGCGCCATTCGCCTCGGCAGCGAGCCCGCGACGATCCCGCTGGCCGCGGTTCCCGGCGGCGATTCCCTGGCCGGGGCACCGCCCTGGATGGGCCCCGGCGCGCAAGCGATCCTGTCCATCGAAGGGCGCACGGCGCGCACCTTCACCCCGACGGGTTTCGACGTCTACGTGCATGGCGGGCGCAATGGCGGCTTACGGCCCGGCAGCCCGGCGCACGTCGGGCAGGTGCACTTCTTCGGCCTGGAAGCCGGATATGGGCACGACGAGGGACATGGAGAGGGTCACGACGGGGGACATGAAGATCGGCACGAAGACCGGCATGGTGAGGAAACGGGGCACGCGCACCCGCCGTCCGGGCCGGAGGGCAGGGATGTCAGTTTCGTCCTGGGTGGTGCTGCCCGCAAGCACCTCGCGGCACTCGATCCGGGCAGCGTGGCGGTCACGTTCGTGCCGGTCGGCGTGCCGGACGGGATACCGGATGCCGCGCTGCGGCGCGTGGCGCTGGTGATCCGGTGA
- a CDS encoding LutB/LldF family L-lactate oxidation iron-sulfur protein, translating into MSTQAMHFVAPQDFHARSRTALDDPKLRASFRGAMDFLQARRGAQFPDALELERLRDLGEAIRRHALANLPELLVRLEEKLTAAGVHVHWAETGDEANAIIACIAGRRGARKVIKGKSMASEEIELNHYLAERGVECIESDMGEYIVQMAGEKPSHIVMPAIHKTREDIGALFERHIPGTPYSTDVDTLIQTGRRALRTAFAEADIGLSGVNFAAADTGTLWLVENEGNGRLSTTVPDVHIAIMGMEKVVAKLEHIVPLASLLTRSATGQPITTYFNLISGPRRAGERDGPREMHLVLLDNGRTQAYADEQLRATLQCIRCGACMNHCPVYGRIGGHAYGTTYPGPIGKIISPHLLGLEATADLATASSLCGACGEVCPVRIPIPALLVRLRTEANRDPRERVAHPLKGQGAKFSRGDKLVWRFWSGAFSHPSVYGLFRKAATRLRALTPSAQLGWTQHRAPLEPAPRSLADMMRERNQPE; encoded by the coding sequence ATGAGCACGCAGGCCATGCATTTCGTGGCGCCGCAAGATTTCCATGCGCGCTCCCGCACCGCGCTGGACGATCCCAAGCTGCGCGCCAGCTTCCGCGGCGCGATGGACTTTCTTCAAGCCAGACGCGGCGCCCAGTTCCCCGATGCGCTGGAACTGGAACGCCTGCGCGACCTGGGCGAGGCGATCCGCCGGCATGCGCTGGCCAACCTGCCGGAACTGCTGGTGCGGCTGGAAGAGAAACTGACCGCCGCCGGCGTGCACGTGCACTGGGCGGAAACGGGCGACGAAGCCAATGCGATCATCGCCTGCATCGCCGGGCGGCGCGGCGCGCGCAAGGTCATCAAGGGCAAGTCGATGGCCAGCGAGGAAATCGAACTGAATCATTACCTGGCCGAGCGGGGCGTCGAGTGCATCGAATCGGACATGGGCGAATACATCGTGCAGATGGCCGGCGAGAAGCCGTCGCATATCGTCATGCCGGCGATCCACAAGACGCGCGAGGATATCGGCGCCCTGTTCGAACGGCACATTCCCGGCACGCCGTACAGCACGGACGTCGACACGCTGATCCAGACCGGCCGGCGCGCCTTGCGCACCGCGTTCGCCGAGGCGGACATCGGCCTGTCCGGCGTGAACTTCGCCGCCGCCGATACCGGCACGCTGTGGCTGGTGGAGAACGAGGGCAACGGCCGGCTGTCGACCACGGTGCCGGACGTGCACATCGCCATCATGGGCATGGAAAAGGTGGTGGCGAAGCTGGAGCACATCGTGCCGCTGGCCAGCCTGCTGACGCGCTCCGCCACCGGCCAGCCGATCACCACCTATTTCAACCTGATTTCCGGCCCGCGCCGCGCCGGCGAACGCGATGGCCCCCGTGAAATGCACCTGGTCCTGCTGGACAATGGCCGCACGCAGGCCTACGCGGACGAGCAGCTGCGCGCCACGCTGCAGTGCATCCGCTGCGGCGCATGCATGAACCACTGCCCGGTGTACGGGCGCATCGGCGGCCATGCCTACGGCACCACGTATCCGGGGCCGATCGGCAAGATCATCTCGCCGCACCTGCTGGGGCTGGAGGCGACGGCCGACCTGGCCACCGCGTCCAGCCTGTGCGGCGCCTGCGGGGAAGTCTGCCCCGTGCGCATTCCCATCCCGGCCCTGCTGGTGCGCCTGCGCACCGAAGCGAACCGCGATCCGCGCGAGCGTGTGGCGCATCCGCTGAAGGGGCAGGGCGCGAAGTTCAGCCGTGGCGACAAGCTGGTGTGGCGCTTCTGGAGCGGCGCGTTCTCGCACCCGTCGGTCTATGGACTGTTCCGGAAGGCGGCAACCCGCCTGCGCGCGCTGACGCCCTCCGCGCAGCTGGGCTGGACGCAGCACCGCGCACCGCTGGAGCCGGCGCCGCGCAGCCTGGCCGACATGATGCGGGAACGGAACCAGCCTGAGTGA
- a CDS encoding LutC/YkgG family protein, which produces MLGRLRAAAPVPSEHDAFALDERIAAHYAAVESDPAPDQLPDALVEAMEAAMRASRADVWRATADEWPAQLAGRLARHRVSRLLLDPASAEGAALAAALPADIEALPFRAPLEEWKDELFATVDAGFTVARSGIAATGTLVLAPDAGTPRTVSLVPPLHVALVYADTLHATLFDAARAERWRDGMPANLVLASGPSKTSDIQQTLAFGAHGPRWMWVVIVTPGRQP; this is translated from the coding sequence ATGCTGGGCCGCCTGCGCGCCGCTGCGCCGGTGCCTTCCGAACACGATGCCTTCGCGCTGGATGAACGCATAGCCGCGCACTATGCGGCTGTTGAGTCGGACCCGGCGCCGGATCAGCTGCCCGATGCGCTGGTGGAGGCGATGGAAGCCGCCATGCGCGCTTCGCGTGCCGACGTGTGGCGTGCCACGGCCGATGAATGGCCGGCGCAGCTCGCCGGAAGGCTGGCGCGGCATCGCGTCAGCCGGCTGCTGCTGGACCCCGCCAGCGCCGAGGGCGCGGCGCTGGCCGCCGCGCTGCCGGCGGACATCGAAGCGCTGCCGTTCCGGGCGCCGCTGGAAGAGTGGAAGGACGAGCTGTTCGCCACGGTCGATGCCGGCTTCACGGTGGCCCGCTCCGGTATCGCCGCCACCGGCACGCTGGTCCTGGCGCCGGATGCGGGCACGCCGCGCACCGTGTCGCTGGTGCCGCCGCTCCATGTCGCGCTGGTATATGCCGATACGCTGCATGCCACGCTGTTCGACGCCGCCCGCGCCGAACGCTGGCGCGACGGCATGCCGGCCAACCTGGTGCTGGCCTCCGGACCGTCGAAAACCTCGGATATCCAGCAGACCCTGGCCTTCGGCGCGCACGGGCCGCGCTGGATGTGGGTGGTGATCGTCACGCCAGGGAGGCAGCCATGA
- a CDS encoding (Fe-S)-binding protein: MQPRPYPATPPSHVYLFGTCVIDLFMPQAGLDAVRLLEREGVTVHFPRGQSCCGQPAWSSGNPQQARDVALAQMALFPHDWPIVVPSGSCAGMMRHHWPELFAGDADLAAQAQQLSGRIYELSEFLLNVLHVRYPAARLNDEAVVLHTSCGARREMGTRGHGVALVDGLPGVRRLEHARESECCGFGGTFCLKHPDISGAMVADKIAAACATGARRVVSADCGCLLNIGHAATARNAPLEVEHMASFLWRRANGIAPGGEGA, encoded by the coding sequence ATGCAACCCCGCCCGTATCCCGCGACGCCGCCATCCCACGTCTACCTGTTCGGCACCTGCGTCATCGACCTGTTCATGCCTCAGGCCGGCCTCGATGCCGTGCGGCTGCTCGAACGCGAAGGCGTCACGGTGCATTTCCCCCGTGGCCAGAGCTGCTGCGGCCAGCCCGCCTGGAGCAGCGGCAACCCGCAACAGGCGCGCGACGTGGCGCTGGCGCAGATGGCGCTGTTCCCGCATGACTGGCCGATCGTGGTGCCGTCCGGCTCCTGCGCCGGCATGATGCGCCACCACTGGCCCGAACTGTTCGCCGGCGATGCGGACCTTGCCGCGCAGGCGCAGCAGCTGTCGGGACGCATTTATGAACTGAGTGAATTCCTGCTGAACGTGCTGCACGTGCGCTACCCGGCCGCGCGGCTGAACGACGAGGCGGTGGTGCTGCACACCTCGTGCGGCGCACGGCGCGAGATGGGAACGCGGGGGCATGGCGTGGCGCTGGTCGACGGCCTGCCGGGCGTGCGCCGGCTGGAACATGCGCGCGAATCCGAGTGCTGCGGCTTCGGGGGCACGTTCTGCCTGAAGCATCCCGATATTTCCGGCGCGATGGTGGCGGACAAGATCGCCGCGGCCTGCGCCACGGGCGCGCGGCGCGTGGTCTCCGCCGATTGTGGCTGCCTGCTCAACATCGGCCACGCGGCCACGGCGAGGAACGCACCGCTGGAGGTGGAGCACATGGCCAGCTTCCTGTGGCGGCGCGCCAATGGCATCGCGCCCGGCGGGGAGGGCGCATGA
- the glcF gene encoding glycolate oxidase subunit GlcF produces the protein MQTNLAPQYQGTPEGQEAEAILRSCVHCGFCTATCPTYQLLGDELDGPRGRIYLIKQVLEGTPAGPGTQLHLDRCLTCRNCETTCPSGVEYGRLLDIGRGIVEQQVPRPAMQRAARTLLREVLPRGWIFKPAMKAGQWLRPALPAALRAKVARPVSPGQWPKSRHARTMLLLDGCVQPAMAPNINAATARVLDALGIELAIAPRAGCCGAIRYHLNDQAGGLDDMRRNIDAWWPLVEAGAQAIVMTSSGCGVTVKEYGHLLRHDAAYAAKAARISALTRDVSEVLCDLQAELVDKVGERNADGPGQKVAFHPPCTLQHGQQIRGKVEGLLRAVGVDVRLCADSHLCCGSSGTYSLLQPELSTQLRDRKLAALHATGAGEIVSANIGCQSHLQGGTATPVGHWIELLDRLLRQPRQARQERKPAAQAAA, from the coding sequence ATGCAAACCAATCTCGCTCCCCAATACCAGGGCACGCCGGAAGGCCAGGAAGCCGAAGCCATCCTGCGCAGCTGCGTCCATTGCGGCTTCTGCACGGCCACCTGTCCCACCTACCAGTTGCTGGGCGATGAACTCGACGGCCCGCGCGGGCGCATCTACCTGATCAAGCAGGTACTGGAAGGCACGCCCGCCGGGCCGGGCACGCAGCTGCACCTGGACCGCTGCCTCACGTGCCGCAACTGCGAAACCACCTGTCCCTCCGGCGTGGAGTACGGCCGGCTGCTCGATATCGGGCGCGGCATCGTCGAGCAGCAGGTGCCGCGGCCAGCCATGCAGCGCGCCGCCCGCACGCTGCTGCGCGAAGTGCTGCCGCGCGGGTGGATCTTCAAGCCGGCGATGAAGGCCGGGCAGTGGCTGCGGCCGGCGTTGCCCGCCGCGCTGCGTGCCAAGGTGGCGCGGCCGGTATCGCCGGGCCAGTGGCCGAAGTCGCGGCATGCCCGCACGATGCTGCTGCTCGACGGCTGCGTGCAGCCGGCCATGGCGCCGAACATCAATGCCGCCACCGCACGGGTGCTCGATGCCCTCGGCATCGAACTCGCCATCGCGCCGAGAGCCGGCTGCTGCGGCGCGATCCGCTACCACCTGAACGACCAGGCCGGCGGCCTGGACGACATGCGCCGCAATATCGACGCGTGGTGGCCGCTGGTGGAGGCCGGCGCCCAGGCGATCGTGATGACATCGTCCGGCTGCGGCGTCACCGTCAAGGAATACGGTCATTTGCTGCGCCACGATGCCGCGTATGCGGCCAAGGCGGCCCGCATCTCGGCGCTGACCAGGGATGTCAGCGAAGTCCTGTGCGACCTGCAGGCCGAGCTGGTCGACAAGGTCGGCGAGCGCAACGCTGACGGGCCGGGGCAAAAGGTCGCGTTCCATCCGCCCTGCACCCTGCAGCACGGCCAGCAGATCCGCGGCAAGGTGGAAGGCTTGCTGCGCGCCGTGGGTGTCGACGTGCGGCTGTGCGCCGACAGCCACCTGTGCTGCGGCTCGTCCGGCACCTACTCGCTGCTGCAGCCGGAACTGTCCACCCAGCTGCGTGACCGCAAGCTGGCGGCGCTGCACGCCACGGGGGCCGGCGAGATCGTCTCCGCCAACATCGGCTGCCAGAGCCACCTGCAGGGCGGTACCGCCACGCCGGTCGGGCACTGGATCGAGTTGCTGGACCGCTTGCTGCGGCAGCCGCGGCAGGCGCGGCAGGAGCGGAAGCCGGCGGCGCAAGCCGCGGCCTGA
- the glcE gene encoding glycolate oxidase subunit GlcE: MNDMLETFRARVLDATRDRLPLRIRGGGSKDWYGRPPEGALLETALHRGITSYEPTELVITARCGTPLREIEAALAAQGQMLAFEPPHFGDAATIGGVVASGLAGPRRQAAGAVRDFVLGATLLNGQGDVLRFGGQVMKNVAGYDVSRLLAGSLGMLGLILDVSLKVLPRPAMEASLRLACDEEAALRHVNAWAGQPLPVSATAWHAGELTVRLSGAAAAVDAAARRIGGDALPAAAAESFWHDVREQRHGFFTGEPATPLWRLSVPTVAPPLASGTEQLIEWGGGQRWLRTNDAPDSVRALAARLGGHATLYRGAARHDVFHPLAPAVHAIHRNLKNAFDPAGIFNPGRMYGDL; the protein is encoded by the coding sequence ATGAATGACATGCTCGAGACCTTCCGCGCACGGGTGCTGGACGCCACGCGGGACAGGCTGCCGCTGCGTATCCGCGGCGGCGGCAGCAAGGACTGGTATGGCAGGCCGCCGGAAGGGGCGCTGCTGGAAACGGCGCTGCACCGCGGCATCACCAGCTACGAGCCCACTGAACTGGTCATCACGGCGCGCTGCGGCACCCCGCTGCGCGAGATCGAGGCGGCGCTGGCGGCGCAGGGGCAGATGCTGGCGTTCGAGCCGCCGCACTTCGGCGATGCCGCCACCATCGGCGGGGTCGTGGCGAGCGGGCTGGCCGGGCCGCGCCGCCAGGCCGCCGGCGCGGTGCGCGACTTCGTGCTGGGCGCCACCTTGCTGAACGGGCAGGGCGACGTGCTGCGCTTCGGCGGCCAGGTCATGAAGAACGTGGCGGGCTATGACGTGTCGCGCCTGCTGGCCGGGTCGCTCGGCATGCTGGGCCTGATCCTGGATGTCTCGCTGAAGGTGCTGCCCCGGCCGGCCATGGAAGCAAGCTTGCGCCTCGCGTGCGACGAGGAAGCCGCGCTGCGCCATGTGAATGCCTGGGCCGGCCAGCCCTTGCCCGTGTCGGCGACCGCCTGGCACGCCGGCGAACTGACAGTGCGACTATCCGGCGCGGCCGCCGCGGTCGATGCCGCCGCACGCCGCATCGGTGGCGACGCATTGCCCGCAGCGGCCGCGGAGTCGTTCTGGCACGACGTGCGCGAGCAGCGCCACGGCTTCTTCACCGGCGAACCCGCCACGCCGCTGTGGCGGTTGTCGGTGCCCACCGTGGCGCCCCCGCTGGCGTCCGGCACGGAACAACTGATCGAATGGGGCGGCGGCCAGCGCTGGCTGCGCACGAACGATGCGCCGGATAGCGTCCGCGCGCTGGCGGCGCGGCTCGGCGGCCACGCCACGCTGTACCGCGGCGCGGCCCGGCACGACGTGTTCCATCCGCTGGCGCCCGCCGTCCACGCCATCCACCGCAACCTGAAGAACGCTTTCGACCCGGCCGGCATCTTCAACCCGGGCCGCATGTACGGAGACCTGTGA